In one Modestobacter sp. L9-4 genomic region, the following are encoded:
- a CDS encoding amidase, protein MTPSTGTQLHDLTALEQAAAVRAREVSPTELVQHSLDRIEALDAELGAFLTVTPERALAVAAAADRAVLDGAELPPLHGVPTAIKDLNNTAGVRTTFGSAVLADFVPSFDDAVVAKLAAAGTISLGKTNTPEFGFPCYTDNALAGPARCPWDTSLLAGGSSGGAAAAVAAGLLPFAQGSDGGGSIRIPAGINGLFGIKPSRGRVSSAPLGNEVTGLGVHGPLARTVRDAAAMLDAMAGPVPGDPFWAAPLPAGETFLGHTDRAPGRLRIGRQLDSGMSGIELDPQVRAAFEDAAALLADLGHEVVDLPETPLTPEVFPAFEVVWALSATTLPVGPGQVDQLRPLTRYLRERGLALSARDAMAAMATLRVFSRRFVQATADLDVLLAPICTMPPRPVGWFGDDGATDFARQVQYAAFPAVYNVTGQPAVSVPLWWTPEGLPIGTMLVGRPADEATLVSLSAQLEAARPWAQRHPAMW, encoded by the coding sequence GTGACCCCGTCGACCGGCACGCAGCTGCACGACCTCACCGCGCTGGAGCAGGCCGCCGCCGTCCGGGCGCGCGAGGTGAGCCCGACCGAGCTGGTGCAGCACTCCCTGGACCGGATCGAGGCGCTGGACGCCGAGCTGGGCGCCTTCCTCACCGTCACCCCCGAGCGGGCGCTGGCCGTGGCCGCCGCTGCCGACCGGGCGGTGCTCGACGGCGCCGAGCTGCCGCCGCTGCACGGGGTGCCCACCGCGATCAAGGACCTCAACAACACCGCCGGGGTGCGCACCACGTTCGGGTCGGCCGTGCTGGCCGACTTCGTGCCGTCCTTCGACGACGCCGTGGTCGCCAAGCTGGCCGCGGCCGGCACCATCAGCCTGGGCAAGACGAACACGCCGGAGTTCGGCTTCCCCTGCTACACCGACAACGCCCTCGCCGGCCCGGCCCGCTGCCCCTGGGACACCTCGCTGCTGGCGGGCGGGTCCAGCGGTGGGGCCGCCGCCGCAGTCGCCGCTGGGCTGCTGCCCTTCGCGCAGGGCTCCGACGGCGGCGGGTCCATCCGCATCCCCGCCGGCATCAACGGGCTGTTCGGCATCAAGCCCAGCCGCGGCCGGGTGAGCAGCGCGCCGCTGGGCAACGAGGTCACCGGGCTGGGGGTGCACGGCCCGCTGGCCCGCACGGTCCGGGACGCCGCCGCGATGCTCGACGCCATGGCCGGCCCGGTGCCCGGCGACCCGTTCTGGGCGGCGCCGCTGCCGGCGGGGGAGACCTTCCTCGGGCACACCGACCGGGCACCGGGACGGTTGCGGATCGGGCGCCAGCTGGACTCCGGGATGTCCGGGATCGAGCTGGACCCGCAGGTGCGGGCGGCCTTCGAGGACGCCGCCGCGCTGCTGGCCGACCTGGGCCACGAGGTGGTCGACCTGCCGGAGACCCCGCTGACGCCGGAGGTGTTCCCGGCGTTCGAGGTGGTGTGGGCGCTGTCGGCGACGACGCTGCCGGTCGGGCCGGGGCAGGTCGACCAGCTCCGCCCGCTCACCCGGTACCTGCGGGAGCGGGGCCTGGCCCTCTCCGCGCGCGACGCCATGGCGGCGATGGCCACGCTGCGGGTGTTCTCCCGCCGGTTCGTCCAGGCGACCGCCGACCTCGACGTCCTGCTCGCCCCGATCTGCACGATGCCCCCGCGGCCGGTGGGCTGGTTCGGCGACGACGGCGCCACGGACTTCGCCCGGCAGGTGCAGTACGCGGCCTTCCCAGCGGTCTACAACGTCACCGGTCAGCCCGCGGTCAGCGTGCCGTTGTGGTGGACGCCCGAGGGGCTGCCGATCGGCACGATGCTGGTCGGGCGGCCCGCCGACGAGGCCACGCTCGTGTCGCTGTCCGCGCAGCTGGAGGCGGCCCGGCCGTGGGCGCAGCGACATCCCGCCATGTGGTGA